From a region of the Zingiber officinale cultivar Zhangliang chromosome 4B, Zo_v1.1, whole genome shotgun sequence genome:
- the LOC121976645 gene encoding synaptotagmin-5-like isoform X1: MGRKRWKGFQAEAAVELLNKVMQDKPLLPFLIPLFLFAWAVERWLVPFSNWVPLAAAVWATIQYGKFQRRQLAEDMNKRWKQLILNTSPNTPLEPCEWLNKLLVEVWPNYMEPRLSKRFFSMVERRLKDRKPKLIEKIELQEFSLGSCPPNLGRNGMQWISSGDQQVMRLEFDWDSVDMSILLHAKLAKPLIGTARIIINSINIKGDLLLRPILDGQAVLYSFESTPDVRIGVAFGSGASQTLPATELPGVSSWLVKLFTETITKLLVEPRRHCYSLPIVELHKKAVGGVLSVTVVSASNLGRNNIMVNNSETHRNFSGSSQLSGNFGNKTLVEVEIGNLTRRTTVSNGLNPRWNTTFNMMLHGESGILKFHLYEWNQSGVSLNYLTSCEIKMKYVADDSTMFWAIGQGSGVVAKQAENCGTEVEMTIPFEGFSQAELTVKLVLREWQFSDGSIILNKSANSTPQPSAYSPHYLQTRTGRKLKVTILEGRNLTTKDKSGKCDPYVKLQYGKAFYRTKTIPNTTNPVWNHNFEFDEIVGGDEYLKIRCYSAEIFGDENIGSARVNLEGISDGSSRNVWIPLEKVNSGEVKLLIEALKNDENESSKNPGMKQGSGWIELVLIEAKDLIAADIRGTSDPYVRVHYGNLKKRTKVIYKTLTPQWNQTLEFPDTGSPLTLHVKDHNALLPTYSIGHCKVEYEGLPPNETVDKWIPLQGVKNGEIHVRITRKIPEPQKKSNSDSVISPFGKAHEISTKIRDVVKKLQGLVEDGDLEALSLALSEVESAEDEQEEYMIQLEREKFMMINKINELGHEITRTASSPPNIQY; the protein is encoded by the exons ATGGGGAGGAAGAGATGGAAGGGGTTTCAAGCGGAGGCTGCCGTGGAGCTGCTGAACAAGGTGATGCAGGACAAGCCCCTGTTGCCTTTCTTGATCCCGCTTTTTCTCTTCGCCTGGGCCGTCGAGAGGTGGTTGGTTCCCTTCTCCAACTGGGTGCCTCTTGCTGCCGCCGTCTGGGCCACTATCCAG TATGGAAAGTTCCAACGCAGGCAGCTCGCAGAAGACATGAATAAAAGATGGAAGCAGCTCATCTTAAATACATCA CCTAACACGCCATTAGAGCCTTGTGAGTGGTTGAACAAGCTTTTAGTAGAAGTTTGGCCTAACTATATGGAACCAAGACTTTCAAAAAGGTTTTTCTCAATGGTAGAG AGGAGACTAAAGGACCGGAAACCAAAGTTGATT GAAAAGATAGAACTTCAAGAGTTCTCACTAGGTTCCTGTCcacctaatttgggacgaaacgGCATGCAATGGATTTCTTCAGGTGATCAG CAAGTCATGCGATTGGAATTTGATTGGGATTCTGTTGACATGAGCATATTGTTGCATGCTAAGTTGGCAAAGCCATTAATTGGAACAGCTCGTATTATCATCAACAGCATTAACATCAAGGGAGAT TTACTCTTAAGACCAATTCTTGATGGTCAAGCTGTCCTCTATTCATTTGAATCAACTCCTGATGTCAGAATAGGTGTTGCATTTGGAAGCGGTGCTAGCCAGACACTTCCTGCTACAGAGCTACCTGGTGTTTCCAGTTGGTTG GTAAAGCTTTTCACGGAAACAATAACTAAATTGTTAGTTGAGCCTCGCCGCCATTGCTATTCTTTGCCAATCGTGGAGCTACATAAGAAAGCTGTTGGAGGTGTCCTGTCTGTTACCGTAGTCTCAGCCAGTAATTTAGGCAGGAATAACATAATGGTCAACAATTCAGAAACTCACCGAAACTTTAGTGGAAGCAGTCAATTGTCAGGAAATTTTGGGAACAAGACATTGGTTGAAGTGGAAATTGGTAATTTAACAAGAAGAACAACCGTTAGTAATGGTTTGAACCCAAGATGGAATACTACCTTCAATATGATGCTACATGGAGAAAGTGGAATTCTCAAATTTCACCTTTACGAATGGAATCAAAGCGGTGTGAGTTTGAACTACTTGACCAGCTGTGAGATAAAG ATGAAGTATGTTGCAGATGATTCTACAATGTTCTGGGCGATAGGACAGGGATCTGGAGTGGTGGCAAAACAAGCTGAAAACTGTGGGACAGAAGTAGAGATGACCATTCCATTTGAAGGATTTAGCCAAGCAGAG TTGACAGTTAAGCTTGTTCTTAGAGAATGGCAATTTTCAGATGGTTCTATTATCTTGAATAAATCTGCGAATAGTACCCCTCAGCCATCTGCTTATAGTCCACACTACCTTCAGACAAGAACAGGAAGAAAGCTTAAAGTAACTATACTCGAAGGAAGGAATCTGACCACTAAAGATAAATCTGGGAAATGTGATCCCTATGTTAAGCTTCAATATGGAAAG GCTTTTTATCGAACAAAAACCATTCCTAATACTACAAATCCAGTGTGGAACCACAACTTTGAATTCGATGAAATAGTAGGAGGTGATGAGTATCTCAAGATCAGATGTTATAGTGCGGAGATCTTTGGAGATGAGAACATAGGAAGCGCACGAGTGAACTTGGAAGGAATTTCAGATGGTTCGAGCAGGAATGTCTGGATTCCTCTAGAGAAAGTTAATTCTGGTGAAGTGAAGCTCCTAATAGAAGCACTGAAAAATGATGAGAATGAAAGTTCAAAG AATCCTGGAATGAAACAGGGATCTGGCTGGATTGAACTAGTACTCATTGAAGCTAAGGATCTAATTGCTGCTGATATAAGGGGAACAAGTGATCCCTATGTGAGGGTACATTATGGGAATTTGAAGAAACGAACTAAG GTTATCTACAAAACATTAACTCCACAGTGGAACCAAACATTGGAGTTTCCTGACACTGGCAGTCCCTTAACTTTGCATGTTAAGGACCATAATGCTTTGCTGCCGACATATAGTATAGGGCATTGTAAAGTTGAATATGAAGGCTTGCCACCAAATGAAACAGTCGACAAGTGGATTCCTCTTCAAGGAGTAAAGAATGGGGAGATCCACGTGAGAATAACAAGAAAAATACCAGAGCCACAGAAGAAATCCAACTCGGATTCTGTTATTTCTCCATTTGGCAAAGCACATGAGATATCTACAAAG ATAAGAGACGTGGTGAAGAAATTACAAGGACTAGTTGAGGACGGTGATCTAGAAGCGTTGTCCCTTGCTTTGAGTGAAGTAGAAAGTGCAGAAGACGAACAGGAGGAATACATGATTCAGCTCGAAAGAGAGAAGTTTATGATGATCAACAAAATCAACGAACTTGGTCACGAGATCACAAGAACGGCCTCTAGCCCCCCCAACATACAATATTGA
- the LOC121976645 gene encoding synaptotagmin-5-like isoform X3 has translation MAFSQVMRLEFDWDSVDMSILLHAKLAKPLIGTARIIINSINIKGDLLLRPILDGQAVLYSFESTPDVRIGVAFGSGASQTLPATELPGVSSWLVKLFTETITKLLVEPRRHCYSLPIVELHKKAVGGVLSVTVVSASNLGRNNIMVNNSETHRNFSGSSQLSGNFGNKTLVEVEIGNLTRRTTVSNGLNPRWNTTFNMMLHGESGILKFHLYEWNQSGVSLNYLTSCEIKMKYVADDSTMFWAIGQGSGVVAKQAENCGTEVEMTIPFEGFSQAELTVKLVLREWQFSDGSIILNKSANSTPQPSAYSPHYLQTRTGRKLKVTILEGRNLTTKDKSGKCDPYVKLQYGKAFYRTKTIPNTTNPVWNHNFEFDEIVGGDEYLKIRCYSAEIFGDENIGSARVNLEGISDGSSRNVWIPLEKVNSGEVKLLIEALKNDENESSKNPGMKQGSGWIELVLIEAKDLIAADIRGTSDPYVRVHYGNLKKRTKVIYKTLTPQWNQTLEFPDTGSPLTLHVKDHNALLPTYSIGHCKVEYEGLPPNETVDKWIPLQGVKNGEIHVRITRKIPEPQKKSNSDSVISPFGKAHEISTKIRDVVKKLQGLVEDGDLEALSLALSEVESAEDEQEEYMIQLEREKFMMINKINELGHEITRTASSPPNIQY, from the exons ATGGCATTCTCG CAAGTCATGCGATTGGAATTTGATTGGGATTCTGTTGACATGAGCATATTGTTGCATGCTAAGTTGGCAAAGCCATTAATTGGAACAGCTCGTATTATCATCAACAGCATTAACATCAAGGGAGAT TTACTCTTAAGACCAATTCTTGATGGTCAAGCTGTCCTCTATTCATTTGAATCAACTCCTGATGTCAGAATAGGTGTTGCATTTGGAAGCGGTGCTAGCCAGACACTTCCTGCTACAGAGCTACCTGGTGTTTCCAGTTGGTTG GTAAAGCTTTTCACGGAAACAATAACTAAATTGTTAGTTGAGCCTCGCCGCCATTGCTATTCTTTGCCAATCGTGGAGCTACATAAGAAAGCTGTTGGAGGTGTCCTGTCTGTTACCGTAGTCTCAGCCAGTAATTTAGGCAGGAATAACATAATGGTCAACAATTCAGAAACTCACCGAAACTTTAGTGGAAGCAGTCAATTGTCAGGAAATTTTGGGAACAAGACATTGGTTGAAGTGGAAATTGGTAATTTAACAAGAAGAACAACCGTTAGTAATGGTTTGAACCCAAGATGGAATACTACCTTCAATATGATGCTACATGGAGAAAGTGGAATTCTCAAATTTCACCTTTACGAATGGAATCAAAGCGGTGTGAGTTTGAACTACTTGACCAGCTGTGAGATAAAG ATGAAGTATGTTGCAGATGATTCTACAATGTTCTGGGCGATAGGACAGGGATCTGGAGTGGTGGCAAAACAAGCTGAAAACTGTGGGACAGAAGTAGAGATGACCATTCCATTTGAAGGATTTAGCCAAGCAGAG TTGACAGTTAAGCTTGTTCTTAGAGAATGGCAATTTTCAGATGGTTCTATTATCTTGAATAAATCTGCGAATAGTACCCCTCAGCCATCTGCTTATAGTCCACACTACCTTCAGACAAGAACAGGAAGAAAGCTTAAAGTAACTATACTCGAAGGAAGGAATCTGACCACTAAAGATAAATCTGGGAAATGTGATCCCTATGTTAAGCTTCAATATGGAAAG GCTTTTTATCGAACAAAAACCATTCCTAATACTACAAATCCAGTGTGGAACCACAACTTTGAATTCGATGAAATAGTAGGAGGTGATGAGTATCTCAAGATCAGATGTTATAGTGCGGAGATCTTTGGAGATGAGAACATAGGAAGCGCACGAGTGAACTTGGAAGGAATTTCAGATGGTTCGAGCAGGAATGTCTGGATTCCTCTAGAGAAAGTTAATTCTGGTGAAGTGAAGCTCCTAATAGAAGCACTGAAAAATGATGAGAATGAAAGTTCAAAG AATCCTGGAATGAAACAGGGATCTGGCTGGATTGAACTAGTACTCATTGAAGCTAAGGATCTAATTGCTGCTGATATAAGGGGAACAAGTGATCCCTATGTGAGGGTACATTATGGGAATTTGAAGAAACGAACTAAG GTTATCTACAAAACATTAACTCCACAGTGGAACCAAACATTGGAGTTTCCTGACACTGGCAGTCCCTTAACTTTGCATGTTAAGGACCATAATGCTTTGCTGCCGACATATAGTATAGGGCATTGTAAAGTTGAATATGAAGGCTTGCCACCAAATGAAACAGTCGACAAGTGGATTCCTCTTCAAGGAGTAAAGAATGGGGAGATCCACGTGAGAATAACAAGAAAAATACCAGAGCCACAGAAGAAATCCAACTCGGATTCTGTTATTTCTCCATTTGGCAAAGCACATGAGATATCTACAAAG ATAAGAGACGTGGTGAAGAAATTACAAGGACTAGTTGAGGACGGTGATCTAGAAGCGTTGTCCCTTGCTTTGAGTGAAGTAGAAAGTGCAGAAGACGAACAGGAGGAATACATGATTCAGCTCGAAAGAGAGAAGTTTATGATGATCAACAAAATCAACGAACTTGGTCACGAGATCACAAGAACGGCCTCTAGCCCCCCCAACATACAATATTGA
- the LOC121976645 gene encoding synaptotagmin-5-like isoform X2, giving the protein MSWKMEKMLHHWAHSLHQILLLTNDDDTSKDLLMIISGTPVFHPQVMRLEFDWDSVDMSILLHAKLAKPLIGTARIIINSINIKGDLLLRPILDGQAVLYSFESTPDVRIGVAFGSGASQTLPATELPGVSSWLVKLFTETITKLLVEPRRHCYSLPIVELHKKAVGGVLSVTVVSASNLGRNNIMVNNSETHRNFSGSSQLSGNFGNKTLVEVEIGNLTRRTTVSNGLNPRWNTTFNMMLHGESGILKFHLYEWNQSGVSLNYLTSCEIKMKYVADDSTMFWAIGQGSGVVAKQAENCGTEVEMTIPFEGFSQAELTVKLVLREWQFSDGSIILNKSANSTPQPSAYSPHYLQTRTGRKLKVTILEGRNLTTKDKSGKCDPYVKLQYGKAFYRTKTIPNTTNPVWNHNFEFDEIVGGDEYLKIRCYSAEIFGDENIGSARVNLEGISDGSSRNVWIPLEKVNSGEVKLLIEALKNDENESSKNPGMKQGSGWIELVLIEAKDLIAADIRGTSDPYVRVHYGNLKKRTKVIYKTLTPQWNQTLEFPDTGSPLTLHVKDHNALLPTYSIGHCKVEYEGLPPNETVDKWIPLQGVKNGEIHVRITRKIPEPQKKSNSDSVISPFGKAHEISTKIRDVVKKLQGLVEDGDLEALSLALSEVESAEDEQEEYMIQLEREKFMMINKINELGHEITRTASSPPNIQY; this is encoded by the exons ATGTCATGGAAAATGGAAAAGATGCTCCATCACTGGGCTCACAGTCTTCACCAGATATTATTACTTACAAACGACGACGACACAAGCAAGGACCTACTGATGATCATCAGTGGAACTCCAGTTTTCCATCCG CAAGTCATGCGATTGGAATTTGATTGGGATTCTGTTGACATGAGCATATTGTTGCATGCTAAGTTGGCAAAGCCATTAATTGGAACAGCTCGTATTATCATCAACAGCATTAACATCAAGGGAGAT TTACTCTTAAGACCAATTCTTGATGGTCAAGCTGTCCTCTATTCATTTGAATCAACTCCTGATGTCAGAATAGGTGTTGCATTTGGAAGCGGTGCTAGCCAGACACTTCCTGCTACAGAGCTACCTGGTGTTTCCAGTTGGTTG GTAAAGCTTTTCACGGAAACAATAACTAAATTGTTAGTTGAGCCTCGCCGCCATTGCTATTCTTTGCCAATCGTGGAGCTACATAAGAAAGCTGTTGGAGGTGTCCTGTCTGTTACCGTAGTCTCAGCCAGTAATTTAGGCAGGAATAACATAATGGTCAACAATTCAGAAACTCACCGAAACTTTAGTGGAAGCAGTCAATTGTCAGGAAATTTTGGGAACAAGACATTGGTTGAAGTGGAAATTGGTAATTTAACAAGAAGAACAACCGTTAGTAATGGTTTGAACCCAAGATGGAATACTACCTTCAATATGATGCTACATGGAGAAAGTGGAATTCTCAAATTTCACCTTTACGAATGGAATCAAAGCGGTGTGAGTTTGAACTACTTGACCAGCTGTGAGATAAAG ATGAAGTATGTTGCAGATGATTCTACAATGTTCTGGGCGATAGGACAGGGATCTGGAGTGGTGGCAAAACAAGCTGAAAACTGTGGGACAGAAGTAGAGATGACCATTCCATTTGAAGGATTTAGCCAAGCAGAG TTGACAGTTAAGCTTGTTCTTAGAGAATGGCAATTTTCAGATGGTTCTATTATCTTGAATAAATCTGCGAATAGTACCCCTCAGCCATCTGCTTATAGTCCACACTACCTTCAGACAAGAACAGGAAGAAAGCTTAAAGTAACTATACTCGAAGGAAGGAATCTGACCACTAAAGATAAATCTGGGAAATGTGATCCCTATGTTAAGCTTCAATATGGAAAG GCTTTTTATCGAACAAAAACCATTCCTAATACTACAAATCCAGTGTGGAACCACAACTTTGAATTCGATGAAATAGTAGGAGGTGATGAGTATCTCAAGATCAGATGTTATAGTGCGGAGATCTTTGGAGATGAGAACATAGGAAGCGCACGAGTGAACTTGGAAGGAATTTCAGATGGTTCGAGCAGGAATGTCTGGATTCCTCTAGAGAAAGTTAATTCTGGTGAAGTGAAGCTCCTAATAGAAGCACTGAAAAATGATGAGAATGAAAGTTCAAAG AATCCTGGAATGAAACAGGGATCTGGCTGGATTGAACTAGTACTCATTGAAGCTAAGGATCTAATTGCTGCTGATATAAGGGGAACAAGTGATCCCTATGTGAGGGTACATTATGGGAATTTGAAGAAACGAACTAAG GTTATCTACAAAACATTAACTCCACAGTGGAACCAAACATTGGAGTTTCCTGACACTGGCAGTCCCTTAACTTTGCATGTTAAGGACCATAATGCTTTGCTGCCGACATATAGTATAGGGCATTGTAAAGTTGAATATGAAGGCTTGCCACCAAATGAAACAGTCGACAAGTGGATTCCTCTTCAAGGAGTAAAGAATGGGGAGATCCACGTGAGAATAACAAGAAAAATACCAGAGCCACAGAAGAAATCCAACTCGGATTCTGTTATTTCTCCATTTGGCAAAGCACATGAGATATCTACAAAG ATAAGAGACGTGGTGAAGAAATTACAAGGACTAGTTGAGGACGGTGATCTAGAAGCGTTGTCCCTTGCTTTGAGTGAAGTAGAAAGTGCAGAAGACGAACAGGAGGAATACATGATTCAGCTCGAAAGAGAGAAGTTTATGATGATCAACAAAATCAACGAACTTGGTCACGAGATCACAAGAACGGCCTCTAGCCCCCCCAACATACAATATTGA
- the LOC121976646 gene encoding KH domain-containing protein HEN4-like, translating to MDEKRYAKQTSGNFRKRPRDQFDNGKRKKHNPNRDHGSTNKPIDTIYRILCPVKKIGSVLGRGGDIVNALRDETHAKIRVADAITGAEERVIIIFNYPSQSEENNPGQDTENSDKNELEDMLPHCPAQDALLKIHDRIAADEILRGGVVQERTESDDIVTARILVPKNQVGCLLGKGGNIIQQLRTNTGANIRILPPDHLPPCAMGSDELVQVSGVPSIAKKALYRISALLHQHPNKENPSLEDIIYASTRGSYRSDSSIPAPLPQGNRVWSPYYSDVRDPSTVSRFNRYPDEPSRYPSGSFSRNSFQEGEMAEEFSMRILCATVKIGGVIGKGGTNIRQLEQQTGARIQVEDTAPDAEERVINISCKEVPWETRSPTIEAALQIQNKTSSNSDDDAITTRLLVPSSKVGCILGQGGDVITEMRRRTRADIRVYSKDDKPKYTSANEELVQISGPRDFAWDALVEIASRLRARTFRSGNSSANPAPAGPFRGVPPFERIPHRGAPSAGNADLGSARPGHFRGYITERHPDRGISSSSMFESEKSVGYDYRKAYGQSYEAPYYHSPAAAGYTNYNAPAEPKIPYGGAPSVGRADISNFDIRQAPGARVKSHNPMLGVPEHVMDVHGPSEYSRPGQGGHLPPPYMSSGSQGILPSQQSIRPY from the exons ATGGATGAAAAGAGGTATGCAAAACAAACATCAGGAAATTTCAGGAAACGGCCCCGTGATCAATTTGATAATGGGAAACGAAAGAAACACAATCCTAACCGTGATCATGGTTCTACTAATAAACCTATTGATACAATTTACCGCATCCTTTGCCCTGTTAAAAAGATTGGTAGTGTTCTGGGTAGAGGAGGTGATATTGTTAACGCCCTTAGAGATGAGACCCATGCAAAAATAAGGGTTGCAGATGCTATTACCGGTGCAGAGGAGAgagtaattattatttttaattacccATCCCAATCTGAAGAAAACAATCCTGGTCAGGATACTGAAAATAGTGATAAAAATGAGCTAGAGGACATGCTACCCCACTGTCCTGCCCAGGATGCTTTACTCAAGATTCATGACAGGATTGCTGCAGATGAGATTTTACGTGGTGGTGTCGTGCAAGAGAGAACTGAATCTGATGATATTGTTACTGCTCGAATTTTGGTCCCAAAAAATCAAGTTGGATGCCTTCTTGGCAAGGGTGGAAATATTATTCAGCAACtgcgaacaaatactggtgcaaATATTCGCATATTGCCTCCTGATCACCTTCCTCCATGTGCCATGGGCAGCGATGAGCTAGTACAG GTATCAGGAGTGCCATCTATTGCAAAGAAGGCTCTATACAGAATATCAGCTTTGCTGCATCAGCATCCTAATAAAGAAAATCCGTCTTTGGAAGATATCATATATGCCAGTACCCGAGGTTCTTATCGTTCAGATTCATCTATCCCAGCTCCATTGCCTCAGGGAAATCGAGTGTGGTCTCCGTATTACTCTGATGTCCGTGACCCATCAACAGTCTCAAGATTCAACAGGTATCCAGATGAGCCATCGAGATATCCTTCTGGTAGTTTTAGCAGAAACAGTTTCCAGGAGGGTGAAATGGCAGAAGAATTTTCCATGAGAATTTTGTGTGCTACTGTGAAGATTGGCGGAGTGATTGGCAAGGGTGGGACCAATATCAGACAATTAGAGCAACAAACAGGTGCTCGTATTCAGGTTGAGGATACTGCACCTGATGCTGAAGAACGTGTGATCAATATTTCATGCAAGGAG GTTCCATGGGAGACAAGATCTCCTACAATCGAAGCTGCTCTTCAGATTCAAAATAAGACAAGTTCGAACTCTGATGATGATGCTATCACAACACGGCTTCTTGTCCCATCAAGTAAAGTCGGTTGCATACTTGGACAAGGAGGTGACGTCATAACAGAAATGAGAAGACGAACTAGAGCAGATATTCGTGTTTATTCCAAGGATGACAAGCCAAAATATACATCCGCAAATGAAGAACTAGTACAG ATTTCTGGACCTAGAGATTTTGCTTGGGATGCACTTGTGGAGATTGCTTCAAGGCTTAGAGCAAGAACTTTTCGAAGTGGGAATTCTTCTGCTAACCCTGCACCTGCAGGCCCTTTTCGTGGGGTTCCTCCTTTTGAAAGAATTCCTCATCGAGGTGCACCATCAGCTGGAAATGCAGATTTGGGTTCTGCACGACCTGGTCATTTTCGTGGTTATATTACTGAAAGACATCCTGATAGAGGAATTTCATCATCTAGCATGTTTGAATCTGAGAAATCTGTTGGGTATGATTACCGGAAG GCTTACGGACAATCATATGAAGCTCCATACTACCATTCACCAGCTGCTGCTGG GTACACTAATTACAATGCCCCTGCTGAACCTAAGATTCCTTATGGTGGGGCCCCTTCAGTTGGCAGAGCTGATATAAGCAATTTTGATATTCGTCAG GCCCCTGGAGCGAGAGTCAAATCGCACAATCCTATGTTGGGTGTTCCGGAGCATGTCATGGACGTGCACGGTCCTTCAGAATATTCAAGGCCAGGACAGGGCGGCCATCTTCCACCACCCTATATGTCTTCCGGAAGCCAGGGCATACTGCCATCTCAACAATCAATTCGCCCGTACTAG